From Daphnia pulicaria isolate SC F1-1A chromosome 4, SC_F0-13Bv2, whole genome shotgun sequence, one genomic window encodes:
- the LOC124336345 gene encoding uncharacterized protein LOC124336345 produces the protein MARRQLSAATLIQCAILLVLVWSKGTAAISLEEKLQQLEEKLESKLALVEAENVHLTGKVTQLELQLQQQDEIKETLASKVDQLESLLTTLQKNNQRPTVLSEWKDDQSAVVTSDGMPTSCRDLRILGHLWSGIYSVMGNHSVETVYCDFTKVLDDPGFEKWIGYTDVKSARTYFYVQRETDFKVLNTPIPFEIERLNVGMAMDLTSGIFTAPRTGTYFFSFTGMGHFITSSATRVYVYVGLFLNGDKIGSGLVDEANTVSYQNSPLMIQSTLNLKEGDQVWTAITTVTTGMYLHDSTNHYTHFSGWMLDEDIYQSL, from the exons atggctcGTCGTCAACTTTCCGCTGCCACTTTGATCCAATGTGCCATTTTATTGGTATTGGTTTGGTCAAAGGGGACTGCTGCCATTTCCTTGGAAGAGAAATTGCAGCAGTTAGAAGAGAAACTAGAGTCAAAATTGGCTCTAGTTGAAGCCGAAAACGTTCACCTGACCGGAAAAGTAACACAACTGGAACTCCAACTACAACAGCAA gatgaaatcaaagaaactTTGGCATCCAAAGTGGATCAACTAGAATCGCTTTTGACTACTCTGCAAAAGAATAACCAGCGACCAACCGTATTATCCGAGTGGAAAGATGATCAATCAGCAGTGGTGACCTCCGATGGAATGCCAACATCGTGCAGGGATCTGAGGATACTCGGGCACCTCTGGAGTGGAATTTATTCGGTCATGGGCAATCATTCGGTGGAGACTGTTTACTGTGACTTCACCAAAGTCCTTGATGACCCAG GGTTCGAAAAATGGATTGGCTACACCGACGTCAAATCAGCACGCACGTATTTTTACGTCCAGAGAGAGACTGATTTCAAAGTCCTCAACACTCCGATTCCATTTGAGATAGAAAGACTCAACGTAGGAATGGCCATGGATTTAACTTCGGGAATCTTCACGGCACCTCGTACGggaacttatttcttttccttcacggGAATGGGACATTTCATCACCTCGTCGGCAACGAGAGTTTACGTGTACGTGGGTCTGTTTTTAAACGGCGATAAAATCGGATCGGGTCTGGTCGACGAAGCCAACACCGTCAGTTATCAAAACAGTCCGTTGATGATCCAATCGACGCTCAATTTGAAGGAAGGTGATCAAGTGTGGACGGCGATAACGACTGTCACAACAGGCATGTATTTGCACGACAGCACTAATCACTACACCCATTTCAGTGGGTGGATGTTAGATGAAGACATCTACCAGTCGCTTTAA